A section of the Oryzias latipes chromosome 8, ASM223467v1 genome encodes:
- the LOC101159509 gene encoding regulator of G-protein signaling 9 isoform X1: protein MTIRTVRPDRGQHFHPRMHCLKKLEATVVEMQDPKTGVKGSEQKLNVTTIPHVIAGNDIIAWITNKMKVTQEEAGVFGTMLVAYGYVYPLQNHKKLVMCNDGSLYRFQTPYFWPKQNWFAEDSDYAIYLTKRNIRKKGMLEAYEQAHYNHLNEWLNHQWDFIVMQATEQYKAGKDRQKPDRVVLDCQERAYWIVNRPPRRTHSALDSSPERLINPKAEQKITFDQYRRMNIFYQQAIMRSKVKSSVSLGALVKFITTYKNHDPFLAPCLPSNPWQTDHDAYWTLNMRRVEVPTKMRVERWSFSLFELLTDLRGRDDFKIFLKKEFSGENLAFWEAAEELKWGASSSMSAKAETIFKTFLAPGAPRWINIDGRTMGLTVKGLDHPHRYVLEAAQTHVFMLMKKVCDCTSSSGIRLVMQLTALCRGGRAEGLSALSLGQDTFFRYLKSPTYKDIQKKALNPEAHNFSPAQLEQNAQNRNPGIDPIILWQQDEEEKAKAAAASAPVDVKAMMSKIDRKK from the exons CTGGAGGCCACAGTGGTGGAGATGCAGGACCCAAAAACTGGAGTTAAAGGCTCAGAGCAGAAGCTCAACGTGACGACCATCCCACATGTCATTGCAG GTAACGACATCATTGCATGGATTACCAACAAGATGAAGGTCACTCAGGAAG AGGCTGGAGTGTTTGGTACCATGTTGGTGGCTTATGGCTACGTGTATCCACTGCAGAACCACAAGAAGCTGGTGATGTGCAACGACGGCAGTCTCTACCGCTTTCAG ACTCCATACTTCTGGCCAAAACAGAACTGGTTCGCTGAAGACTCTGACTATG ccaTTTACCTGACAAAGAGAAACATTCGCAAGAAAGGAATGTTGGAAGCCTATGAGCAG GCCCACTACAACCACTTAAATGAATGGCTGAACCACCAGTGGGACTTTATTGTTATGCAAGCAACTGAACAGTACAA GGCGGGTAAGGACAGACAGAAACCCGATCGCGTGGTGTTGGACTGCCAGGAGCGGGCGTACTGGATCGTGAACAGACCTCCG CGGCGAACTCACAGTGCGTTGGACAGCAGTCCAGAGAGACTCATTAACCCCAAAGCAGAACAG aaaatcacatttgacCAGTACAGACGCATG AACATTTTCTATCAACAAGCTATCATGAGGTCCAAAGTCAAGTCCAGCGTGTCTCTCGGAGC GTTGGTCAAGTTCATCACAACGTATAAAAACCACGACCCGTTCCTGGCTCCTTGTCTACCAAGCAACCCGTGGCAAACGGACCACGATGCGTACTGGACTCTGAACATGCGAAG AGTGGAGGTTCCCACAAAGATGCGCGTGGAGCGTTGGTCCTTCAGCCTGTTCGAGCTCCTCACAGACCTGCGGGGTCGAGATGACTTCAAAATCTTCCTGAAGAAGGAATTCAGCG GTGAGAACTTGGCCTTCTGGGAAGCAGCTGAGGAGCTGAAGTGGGGGGCGTCTTCTTCAATGTCTGCAAAAGCAGAAACCATCTTCAA GACCTTCCTGGCCCCCGGCGCCCCCCGCTGGATCAACATTGACGGCAGAACGATGGGTCTGACGGTGAAGGGCCTGGATCATCCTCACCGCTACGTCCTGGAAGCCGCTCAGACTCACGTCTTTATGCTGATGAAGAAGGTTTGTGACTGCACCTCATCCTCAGGAATACGTTTAGTGATGCAGCTGACGGCGCTCTGCAGAGGGGGGCGTGCTGAAGGGCTTTCTGCTCTCTCATTGGGTCAGGACACATTCTTTCGTTACCTCAAGTCCCCCACCTACAAAGACATCCAGAAGAAGGCGCTGAACCCCGAAGCCCATAACTTCAG TCCAGCACAGCTGGAGCAGAACGCCCAGAACCGGAACCCGGGCATTGATCCCATCATCCTGTGGCAGCAGGACGAAGAGGAGAAGGCCAAGgctgctgctgcctctgccCCAGTGGACGTGAAGGCCATGATGAGCAAAATAGACAGGAAGAAGTAG
- the LOC101159509 gene encoding regulator of G-protein signaling 9 isoform X3, producing MTIRTVRPDRGQHFHPRMHCLKKLEATVVEMQDPKTGVKGSEQKLNVTTIPHVIAGNDIIAWITNKMKVTQEEAGVFGTMLVAYGYVYPLQNHKKLVMCNDGSLYRFQTPYFWPKQNWFAEDSDYAIYLTKRNIRKKGMLEAYEQAHYNHLNEWLNHQWDFIVMQATEQYKAGKDRQKPDRVVLDCQERAYWIVNRPPRRTHSALDSSPERLINPKAEQKITFDQYRRMNIFYQQAIMRSKVKSSVSLGALVKFITTYKNHDPFLAPCLPSNPWQTDHDAYWTLNMRRVEVPTKMRVERWSFSLFELLTDLRGRDDFKIFLKKEFSGENLAFWEAAEELKWGASSSMSAKAETIFKTFLAPGAPRWINIDGRTMGLTVKGLDHPHRYVLEAAQTHVFMLMKKDTFFRYLKSPTYKDIQKKALNPEAHNFSPAQLEQNAQNRNPGIDPIILWQQDEEEKAKAAAASAPVDVKAMMSKIDRKK from the exons CTGGAGGCCACAGTGGTGGAGATGCAGGACCCAAAAACTGGAGTTAAAGGCTCAGAGCAGAAGCTCAACGTGACGACCATCCCACATGTCATTGCAG GTAACGACATCATTGCATGGATTACCAACAAGATGAAGGTCACTCAGGAAG AGGCTGGAGTGTTTGGTACCATGTTGGTGGCTTATGGCTACGTGTATCCACTGCAGAACCACAAGAAGCTGGTGATGTGCAACGACGGCAGTCTCTACCGCTTTCAG ACTCCATACTTCTGGCCAAAACAGAACTGGTTCGCTGAAGACTCTGACTATG ccaTTTACCTGACAAAGAGAAACATTCGCAAGAAAGGAATGTTGGAAGCCTATGAGCAG GCCCACTACAACCACTTAAATGAATGGCTGAACCACCAGTGGGACTTTATTGTTATGCAAGCAACTGAACAGTACAA GGCGGGTAAGGACAGACAGAAACCCGATCGCGTGGTGTTGGACTGCCAGGAGCGGGCGTACTGGATCGTGAACAGACCTCCG CGGCGAACTCACAGTGCGTTGGACAGCAGTCCAGAGAGACTCATTAACCCCAAAGCAGAACAG aaaatcacatttgacCAGTACAGACGCATG AACATTTTCTATCAACAAGCTATCATGAGGTCCAAAGTCAAGTCCAGCGTGTCTCTCGGAGC GTTGGTCAAGTTCATCACAACGTATAAAAACCACGACCCGTTCCTGGCTCCTTGTCTACCAAGCAACCCGTGGCAAACGGACCACGATGCGTACTGGACTCTGAACATGCGAAG AGTGGAGGTTCCCACAAAGATGCGCGTGGAGCGTTGGTCCTTCAGCCTGTTCGAGCTCCTCACAGACCTGCGGGGTCGAGATGACTTCAAAATCTTCCTGAAGAAGGAATTCAGCG GTGAGAACTTGGCCTTCTGGGAAGCAGCTGAGGAGCTGAAGTGGGGGGCGTCTTCTTCAATGTCTGCAAAAGCAGAAACCATCTTCAA GACCTTCCTGGCCCCCGGCGCCCCCCGCTGGATCAACATTGACGGCAGAACGATGGGTCTGACGGTGAAGGGCCTGGATCATCCTCACCGCTACGTCCTGGAAGCCGCTCAGACTCACGTCTTTATGCTGATGAAGAAG GACACATTCTTTCGTTACCTCAAGTCCCCCACCTACAAAGACATCCAGAAGAAGGCGCTGAACCCCGAAGCCCATAACTTCAG TCCAGCACAGCTGGAGCAGAACGCCCAGAACCGGAACCCGGGCATTGATCCCATCATCCTGTGGCAGCAGGACGAAGAGGAGAAGGCCAAGgctgctgctgcctctgccCCAGTGGACGTGAAGGCCATGATGAGCAAAATAGACAGGAAGAAGTAG
- the LOC101159509 gene encoding regulator of G-protein signaling 9 isoform X2, translated as MQDPKTGVKGSEQKLNVTTIPHVIAGNDIIAWITNKMKVTQEEAGVFGTMLVAYGYVYPLQNHKKLVMCNDGSLYRFQTPYFWPKQNWFAEDSDYAIYLTKRNIRKKGMLEAYEQAHYNHLNEWLNHQWDFIVMQATEQYKAGKDRQKPDRVVLDCQERAYWIVNRPPRRTHSALDSSPERLINPKAEQKITFDQYRRMNIFYQQAIMRSKVKSSVSLGALVKFITTYKNHDPFLAPCLPSNPWQTDHDAYWTLNMRRVEVPTKMRVERWSFSLFELLTDLRGRDDFKIFLKKEFSGENLAFWEAAEELKWGASSSMSAKAETIFKTFLAPGAPRWINIDGRTMGLTVKGLDHPHRYVLEAAQTHVFMLMKKVCDCTSSSGIRLVMQLTALCRGGRAEGLSALSLGQDTFFRYLKSPTYKDIQKKALNPEAHNFSPAQLEQNAQNRNPGIDPIILWQQDEEEKAKAAAASAPVDVKAMMSKIDRKK; from the exons ATGCAGGACCCAAAAACTGGAGTTAAAGGCTCAGAGCAGAAGCTCAACGTGACGACCATCCCACATGTCATTGCAG GTAACGACATCATTGCATGGATTACCAACAAGATGAAGGTCACTCAGGAAG AGGCTGGAGTGTTTGGTACCATGTTGGTGGCTTATGGCTACGTGTATCCACTGCAGAACCACAAGAAGCTGGTGATGTGCAACGACGGCAGTCTCTACCGCTTTCAG ACTCCATACTTCTGGCCAAAACAGAACTGGTTCGCTGAAGACTCTGACTATG ccaTTTACCTGACAAAGAGAAACATTCGCAAGAAAGGAATGTTGGAAGCCTATGAGCAG GCCCACTACAACCACTTAAATGAATGGCTGAACCACCAGTGGGACTTTATTGTTATGCAAGCAACTGAACAGTACAA GGCGGGTAAGGACAGACAGAAACCCGATCGCGTGGTGTTGGACTGCCAGGAGCGGGCGTACTGGATCGTGAACAGACCTCCG CGGCGAACTCACAGTGCGTTGGACAGCAGTCCAGAGAGACTCATTAACCCCAAAGCAGAACAG aaaatcacatttgacCAGTACAGACGCATG AACATTTTCTATCAACAAGCTATCATGAGGTCCAAAGTCAAGTCCAGCGTGTCTCTCGGAGC GTTGGTCAAGTTCATCACAACGTATAAAAACCACGACCCGTTCCTGGCTCCTTGTCTACCAAGCAACCCGTGGCAAACGGACCACGATGCGTACTGGACTCTGAACATGCGAAG AGTGGAGGTTCCCACAAAGATGCGCGTGGAGCGTTGGTCCTTCAGCCTGTTCGAGCTCCTCACAGACCTGCGGGGTCGAGATGACTTCAAAATCTTCCTGAAGAAGGAATTCAGCG GTGAGAACTTGGCCTTCTGGGAAGCAGCTGAGGAGCTGAAGTGGGGGGCGTCTTCTTCAATGTCTGCAAAAGCAGAAACCATCTTCAA GACCTTCCTGGCCCCCGGCGCCCCCCGCTGGATCAACATTGACGGCAGAACGATGGGTCTGACGGTGAAGGGCCTGGATCATCCTCACCGCTACGTCCTGGAAGCCGCTCAGACTCACGTCTTTATGCTGATGAAGAAGGTTTGTGACTGCACCTCATCCTCAGGAATACGTTTAGTGATGCAGCTGACGGCGCTCTGCAGAGGGGGGCGTGCTGAAGGGCTTTCTGCTCTCTCATTGGGTCAGGACACATTCTTTCGTTACCTCAAGTCCCCCACCTACAAAGACATCCAGAAGAAGGCGCTGAACCCCGAAGCCCATAACTTCAG TCCAGCACAGCTGGAGCAGAACGCCCAGAACCGGAACCCGGGCATTGATCCCATCATCCTGTGGCAGCAGGACGAAGAGGAGAAGGCCAAGgctgctgctgcctctgccCCAGTGGACGTGAAGGCCATGATGAGCAAAATAGACAGGAAGAAGTAG